ATCTAATCTATCGATTTCTTCTTCTATGCTTAAATCTTTCATAGCTGCTAAAGCAACTCCAGCTAATAAAGGAGAAATAAGAAAAGCTAAAAGCCCCCATAATATTGGGCTGCGTCCTCTTTCGTTAGCAAAATAGGCTACTACTCCACAAAAAATAAACCAGAATAAAAACATATTAAGATCTCCTTTCTTTAATTAGCCATTTATATGTGTGAGTTTACTCATAATACCATTAGGATATTTATTTTTATTAATACCTACTTTATTGTCTTGATTTGTAATTATAAAACTTATATTTTCTTTTAAGTTATTAACTTCACCTGTTATATTTAAATCTATAAATATTTGTTCTGTAGACAATAAAGAAATCATTTTATTTAATTCATTTACAAATTGTTTTAAAAAATCTTCACCATTTTTGATGTTTAATTTTTGTGGGGTTTTTAATTCAATGCTAATTGAACTAGAAGTATAATCAATATCATATTTCAAAAAGTCATATTTTGTCTGAAATTGAGCCAGTTTATCTTTAAATTTCTGATAATTAGTAATCTCAGTATAACTGTTACTCATTAAATTAAGTCTTAATATAAATTTGCCATTTAAGTCTAATTTGTAAAAAGTTAAAATTTTACTCCAAATATTAAACTTAATAATTAAATATATTATTAGTAATAAGCAAGCTACTATTAAAATTATAGCCATAATTTTTACTGATAGAATTTCTGTTAAAAATTGATTTATTTGATTATTATTTAATATTTCAGTATTGATTAAAACTACTAGACCAATTAATAATAAAATAATTCCTACTGTTAAAAATTTATGTTTATTCATTTCTAACCTTCCTTAATTTCATATTTTATAGCTTTCATATTTAGGGTCCTGTCTCTTCTTCACTACCCCTATCATCATTATTATCAGACTCAAAATTAAAACCACAATTAGAACAAAACTTAGTTTTAGGATCTAATTCTGTTTCACATTCTGGACAAGACATTACAAGCTCAACTCCACATTCAGGACAGAATCTAGCATATTCCTCAATTACTGAGTCACAATTATAACATGTTTGTTTTCTTTCACTAGTTAATTCATTACCACAATTTGAACAAAAATCAACCTCAGTATTTACCATTTCTCCACATTCATTACATTCTACTTTAGAATTTTCTAAAGCTAATTTTTCTTTAGAATTTAAATTATTTTGTTTAAAGTTATTAGTATTAACTTGATTGTTTTGTGATTGGATTTTAGGTTTTGAATCATATTTGTTTTCTCCAGATGTACTATCTTGCACCATAAATACTAAAAAAATTATAGGTCCTATTAAAGGAATAATATTAATTAATACCCACCATCCACTACGATTAGTGTCATGTAACCTCCTTATAGTAACTGCTAATCCAGGGAGCAATACTACTAAGCCATATATTCCTAAAAGAACAGGGCTTATTAAGCGTAATATAATAGAAATAACAAAACTTATAAGAGTAAACATCCAATATTTTTTTCTTTTTACTCGACCATTAAATTCTGCATATTCATTTAATACTTCAAAATAATAATTCATATTAAAGACACCCTTCCAAAATTTATTAAAATAACTTTTATATTCTAGAACTAATATATCTAACCATAAGAAATATAATGACAAGTGCTATAAGTGATAATGATAAATAAGATTGAGAAAAGTTACATAATTAAATATTTATCCTCCTTTCTATACCTCATATAATTATTTATATAAAAGTTAATATTGTCCTCTAATATGATGTAAAAAATGTTCTAATAAAACATTAAGAATTTACCCTTAATAAAAGCATTGAGCTAGGTTATATCCCAGGTCCAGACTTGATTGGAAGTAGTAGTTATATGAGTTGATACTTCTTTTTTACTGGTTTTTTAGATTTACTTCTATAGGTATTTATGCTGGTGGTAATAAAGCAGGATATTTTTGGGCAATTACCTGATGTTTTAGAAGATGCATGGATCAATGTTGCAATAGGTGAGAAAGAAAAGGCTAAAAGAATTATTGATAGTGCACCTGAAAAGCACCCCTTTGAAATTAAATATAATGAACAGGCTAGAGCAAGTGACTGGGAAACATGTACTAAAATTTTAAATAAACAGTCAAAATTAGATGAATTAAAAAAATCCTGGTAAAATATTTAATAATATTACGTTGTTTGTAGGTATTAAATTAAATCAGTATATATTAGCAAAATATAATAAATTTATTAAACAATAAAATCTGTGTTTTTAAAGACACAGGTTATTTTTGTACTTATAGTTTTTTATTTTCTAGGGGGGATTTATAGGTTAATACTAATAAAGGGGAGCTCCATTAATCCAACAAGCAATTAATGAAGTATTACATTAATCACGTGAGATGTATTTCAAACATGAAAATTATAAGAGCAAGAAATAGAATAATAAATTCAAATCATTCCCCTGGAAATAATTTGAAATATATTTATAATAAGAGTATTTTTCATATTTAATATGGGAATAAACTTATTAGAAAGACTTGTTAATTATCCAATAAGAGGATATAATTGAATTTGCGGAGGTGATATGATGCTAACAATTAATTGTACTGGTAAATTACGTAAAGAGATTGACTATGAAATTAAAGAGACTTCCCAAGAAAATAGGGATGATTTTTATAACTGGCATGCTCACTTAGTTACTATCCAGAGAAGAAAAGCTGTCATTTTAATGAATGTTGCAACTCGCTATTCCATTATTTTATATGGATTAAAGAAAGCAGACTTTAAAAATCTAAGTGAATTGATAACTAATGCTATTAAAGATAATTTGAAAGCTGAAGGAATAAAGAAATTTTACATAGATGAGTACATGAAAAGAATAGAAGATATAAACTACTCTAAAACTTATAGTCGCAGTATCTTAAGTTCAATAAATTATCTTAAAAAATTTATAGACCATGGGAATTATGAGCTTGCATCTAAATCTAATCAAGACATGATTGAATTAAATAAAGAAAACAATAGAATACCTATTTTACAATTAGAAACAGCTTATCCAATCGAAGAACTAAGGGCTGTTTTTAAAGCAAGGATGGGTAAATCATATGATAAGGTTTATCGTTTTAAGATAAGTCTTAAAGGGATAAAACCAACAATTTGGCGAAAAATAGAAGTTCCTGAAGATTATACTTTTTGGGATTTACACGTAGCAATTCAAGATGCTATGGGTTGGTTCGATTATCATTTGCATGAATTTAAAGCAAAAGTCCCCGAAGGTAAACTTCAAATAGGTATTCCTGACCAAGAGTTTGGTGATGATGTTGCTACTAGTTGGCAAGTAAAAATAGCTGATTATTTCACAGAGGAGAACAAGACTGTAAATTATATCTATGATTTCGGTGATTATTGGCAGCACATAATAGAACTTGAAGAGATTAAACCTGCAAAAAAAGAAGTGGATTATCCGATATGTGTAGAAGGTGAGAGAGCTTGCCCACCTGAGGATTGTGGCGGTATTCCTGGTTATCAAAGAATACTGGAAATACTTAATAATCCTGAAGATGAAGAGTATGAACGAATTATAGAGTGGTTAGAGGAAGGTTATGATCCTGATTATTTTGACCCTTCCGCTGTAAAGTTTGATAACCCTCAAAAAAGGTTACAAAAGTTATCATAAATAGAGTAGAATAACTATTATCAAAACCAACTAATTAGGCTGGTTTTTTGTTATGCTTAATATAAAAAGTCTCCTTGTTTCCAAGGAGACTAACTTCCTTATATAAAATGGGATTCTATATAAAGGGAAGGGGAAATTAAATTATATAATGAAGTTTATAAAATTAATTACCAACCACCATGCATCATGCCAGGGCCATAGCCGCCCATCATACCTGGACCGTAACCTCTCATCATACCAGGATAACCACCCATCATACCTGGTCCTCCGCAAGGCATACCATATGCTCCATAACCAGCATTACCATACTGCTCTGAGTATTCTTTCATATATTCTAATCTATCTAACATATAATCTGCTTGTTTTTGTGTAATTGCTCCATCATCTAATTGTTGTTGGATATATTCCTTTTGTGCATTATACTGTGCTTCATAGTCACCATTGCCACCAAAACCATGTGCCATAGCCATCGCTCCTAAAGATAAGACTAATGTTAATACTGTTATTCCTATTACTGTTTTTTTCATGTGAAACACTCCTCATTTAATTTTTTTATGTACGGCCCATTTGACCTTACAAATATATAATATAGGTTAAATATGAAGAAGTAATGAAAATAAAGTGAAAACTATACTTGTAATTGATGACATTAACTTAGATAGTGAAAAAAGACTAATAAAACATGTTACTTGTAAAATGAAATAGATAACGTAACTGGTCATTAGGAATCAAGACTCCTTGGACATTAGCAAGCGAAGAGGTATGGAATCGAACCCACCGTTTTGGAGGTAAACTTCTTATGATTATAAAGATGATTTAAAGGGTATTTAATTTAGTGACTAGAAGAAATAAGATATAGTTAATGTAGAGAAATGTTTTTAAAGTTGATTTATTGAGTAGAAGTGGGAGTGAAAATAATGAAAGATACAGATATATTAGTCTGCCAAGAATATTGTCCGAATTTGAAAAATATTAAAGAGTTGAAGAATAAGAAATTATCTGAAGATATAATACAACAATTAGCGGCTACTTTTAAAGTCTTAGGTGACCCGACCCGAATTAAAATTATTAATATTTTAGCTAATAAAGAATTATGTGTATGTGATATTTCTGAATTACTAGGGATGACACAGTCGGCTATTTCGCATCAGTTAAGGAAATTACGTGATTCTAATTTAGTTAAATATCGGAAAGAGGGGAGAGTAGTCTATTATTCTTTAGATGATCATCATATTTTACAATTATTTAATCAAGGTTTAGAGCATGTAATGGAAGATGATCAAATTTAAATAAGTTGTTGACATTAGGTAGGAGAATATATATAATAATTACATGAGCACATATTCATATATTTTTTATTATATATGTGAACAGTTGTTCATACAAACAGGGATCAGTGATTTAAAGGAAGTAAGTGAGATATTTATGTGATGAGGGGTAACTTATGGATGTTATTGTTAAAATAATTGACAATTAAAGACATTTAAAACATGATTAAACATAATTAAAATTTAGATATAAACAAATCATAAATATTGACTGATGCTGGCTAAAAGATAAAGGAGGTTTTGTGATGGGAGCAGATAGTTTAGTTAAGGAAAAGTTATTGTTAGAAGGTTTAAATTGTCCTAGTTGTGCTAGCAAGATTGAGGCTAAAGTTGGTGAGTTATCAGAGGTAAATGAGAGTAAGATGAATTTTATGATGAAGACATTAGAAGTTAAGATTAATGTTAATCCAGGTGAAGTTATAGATAAAATTGCTAAGATTGTTGATGATATTGAGCCTGGTGTTGAGGTAAAAAGAACTAATCAAACTAATCTTAATAAAAAGAAGAAATTAACTTTAGAAGGATTAGGTTGTGCAAATTGTGCTCAAAAGATAGAAAATAGAGTCAATGATTTAGAAGAAGTAGTTAAGGCTGATTTAAGTTTTGCTCTACAAGAGTTAAGTATTGAAGTAAATGAGGCTAAAGTATTATCAGAAGTAGTAA
The genomic region above belongs to Selenihalanaerobacter shriftii and contains:
- a CDS encoding zinc ribbon domain-containing protein is translated as MVNTEVDFCSNCGNELTSERKQTCYNCDSVIEEYARFCPECGVELVMSCPECETELDPKTKFCSNCGFNFESDNNDDRGSEEETGP
- a CDS encoding plasmid pRiA4b ORF-3 family protein, encoding MLTINCTGKLRKEIDYEIKETSQENRDDFYNWHAHLVTIQRRKAVILMNVATRYSIILYGLKKADFKNLSELITNAIKDNLKAEGIKKFYIDEYMKRIEDINYSKTYSRSILSSINYLKKFIDHGNYELASKSNQDMIELNKENNRIPILQLETAYPIEELRAVFKARMGKSYDKVYRFKISLKGIKPTIWRKIEVPEDYTFWDLHVAIQDAMGWFDYHLHEFKAKVPEGKLQIGIPDQEFGDDVATSWQVKIADYFTEENKTVNYIYDFGDYWQHIIELEEIKPAKKEVDYPICVEGERACPPEDCGGIPGYQRILEILNNPEDEEYERIIEWLEEGYDPDYFDPSAVKFDNPQKRLQKLS
- a CDS encoding ArsR/SmtB family transcription factor, giving the protein MKDTDILVCQEYCPNLKNIKELKNKKLSEDIIQQLAATFKVLGDPTRIKIINILANKELCVCDISELLGMTQSAISHQLRKLRDSNLVKYRKEGRVVYYSLDDHHILQLFNQGLEHVMEDDQI